One Halobaculum sp. CBA1158 DNA segment encodes these proteins:
- a CDS encoding carbohydrate kinase has translation MSRLVVGECIVDLHPAGGERGDDEHAYLRRPGGAPANVAVGLARLGEPPALWTRLGDDALGDFLAATLREAGIPETHVERDPDAPTGLSLVSLDADGDRSFSLYLDGTASTRLEPGRVDDAALASLDWLHVGGVELAHESSRSAVFDLLDRAPSEVTVSFDPNARPSLWTTFDYAETLSRALERVDVFVASVEDLRPAGYEGAPPALADRIVAGDDGPHTALLTRGADGACARSSADAPWGAGRADHAGFEASVVDTTGAGDAFTAGAIAALDGGADLPAALRFGNAVGARATTARGAMAALPTRAEVEAFLDDR, from the coding sequence GTGAGCCGACTCGTGGTCGGCGAGTGTATCGTCGACCTCCACCCTGCGGGTGGCGAGCGAGGGGACGACGAGCACGCCTATCTCCGCCGCCCGGGCGGCGCGCCCGCGAACGTCGCGGTCGGACTCGCGCGCCTCGGGGAGCCGCCGGCGCTGTGGACCCGCCTGGGCGACGACGCGCTCGGCGACTTTCTCGCGGCGACGCTCCGGGAGGCGGGGATCCCGGAGACGCACGTCGAGCGCGACCCGGACGCCCCGACGGGGCTGTCGCTCGTCTCGCTGGACGCCGACGGCGACCGCTCGTTCTCGCTGTACCTCGACGGCACCGCGAGCACGCGGCTGGAGCCGGGGCGAGTCGACGACGCGGCGCTTGCGTCGCTCGACTGGCTCCACGTCGGCGGGGTCGAACTCGCCCACGAGTCGTCGCGCTCGGCGGTGTTCGACCTGCTCGATCGCGCCCCCAGCGAGGTCACCGTCTCGTTCGACCCGAACGCCCGGCCGTCGCTGTGGACGACGTTCGACTACGCGGAGACGCTCTCGCGGGCGCTCGAGCGCGTCGACGTGTTCGTCGCCAGCGTCGAGGACCTGCGCCCCGCCGGCTACGAGGGCGCGCCGCCCGCGCTCGCCGACCGGATCGTCGCCGGCGACGACGGCCCGCACACGGCGCTCCTCACCCGCGGCGCGGACGGCGCGTGCGCCCGGTCGAGCGCCGACGCGCCGTGGGGGGCCGGGCGAGCCGACCACGCGGGCTTCGAGGCGTCCGTCGTCGACACCACGGGAGCCGGAGACGCCTTCACGGCCGGCGCGATCGCGGCGCTGGACGGGGGGGCCGACCTCCCGGCGGCGCTTCGCTTCGGAAACGCGGTCGGCGCGCGGGCGACGACCGCGCGAGGCGCGATGGCCGCGCTCCCGACCCGCGCGGAGGTCGAGGCGTTCCTCGACGACCGATAG
- a CDS encoding MFS transporter, with protein MDPNRRWLLAWGAGYAAVGGASVLVPLYAIALDASLAFVGLIAATAALVGVPGAVAWAALAARTGRRRPFVLVALGSTAGVLALVPLARTPVTVLALNAALWFVVSAAVPVLNLIVVEGAPVDEWDGRIATLNAWQGYGWVAGLLVGTAWTLLAPRIGIAPLVGQRLLFLLLAAVAAVATALARVWYPEPSTVSAERFRRVYARLSRSNWGAGRYLRASAYGPTRVYWGLRTAWRGRGTGDSGRSRPGSTPARSASSARSAASPARLSPSLRRYLLAVIVFSLGFAVFWGPVPAFLAERVDDGAVFAVYLAGNLGSAVCYTPAGRLAGRYAPRTVQAAALAVRGALFPGVALVGVILPAAAPSALAGYALAFGLVGATWAFIAVTTAGIVARLSDDATRGAALGIQAAVAGLATAVGSALGGVVAGAAGYLPTFGVGAALVFAGTAVVLAGR; from the coding sequence GTGGACCCGAATCGCCGGTGGCTCCTCGCGTGGGGAGCGGGGTACGCCGCCGTCGGCGGCGCGTCCGTGCTGGTGCCGCTGTACGCCATCGCGCTGGACGCGAGCCTCGCGTTCGTCGGGCTGATCGCGGCCACCGCAGCGCTGGTCGGTGTCCCCGGTGCCGTCGCGTGGGCCGCCCTCGCCGCCCGGACGGGCCGTCGGCGACCGTTCGTGCTCGTCGCGCTCGGGTCGACCGCCGGCGTGCTCGCGCTGGTTCCGCTGGCGAGGACTCCCGTCACCGTGCTCGCGCTCAACGCCGCGTTGTGGTTCGTCGTCTCCGCGGCCGTCCCCGTCCTGAACCTGATCGTCGTCGAGGGCGCGCCCGTCGACGAGTGGGACGGCCGCATCGCGACCCTGAACGCCTGGCAGGGGTACGGCTGGGTCGCCGGCCTCCTCGTCGGCACCGCGTGGACGCTTCTCGCGCCCCGGATCGGGATCGCCCCGCTCGTCGGTCAGCGCCTGTTGTTCCTCCTGCTGGCGGCCGTCGCCGCCGTCGCGACGGCGCTCGCACGCGTCTGGTATCCCGAGCCCTCGACCGTCTCCGCCGAGCGCTTCCGCCGGGTGTACGCGCGGCTCTCGCGGTCGAACTGGGGGGCCGGCCGGTACCTCCGCGCGAGCGCCTACGGCCCGACGCGGGTGTACTGGGGCCTGCGGACGGCGTGGCGGGGGCGTGGAACGGGCGACAGCGGGCGGTCCCGCCCGGGGTCGACGCCGGCTCGTTCAGCCTCGTCCGCCCGTTCGGCCGCGTCGCCGGCCCGTCTGTCCCCGTCGTTGCGGCGGTACCTCCTCGCGGTGATCGTGTTCTCGCTGGGCTTCGCCGTCTTCTGGGGTCCGGTTCCGGCGTTCCTCGCCGAGCGCGTCGACGACGGCGCGGTGTTCGCGGTGTACCTCGCGGGCAACCTCGGCTCGGCGGTCTGTTACACCCCGGCGGGTCGTCTCGCCGGGCGGTACGCTCCGCGGACCGTGCAGGCGGCCGCGCTCGCGGTCCGGGGCGCGTTGTTCCCCGGCGTCGCCCTCGTGGGCGTGATCCTCCCCGCGGCCGCCCCCTCGGCGCTCGCGGGGTACGCGCTCGCGTTCGGCCTCGTCGGCGCGACGTGGGCGTTCATCGCCGTCACGACCGCGGGTATCGTCGCCCGACTGTCCGACGACGCGACCCGCGGTGCCGCACTCGGCATACAGGCGGCCGTCGCGGGACTCGCGACCGCCGTCGGCTCGGCGCTCGGGGGCGTCGTCGCCGGAGCCGCGGGCTACCTTCCGACGTTCGGGGTCGGTGCGGCGCTCGTGTTCGCCGGAACGGCGGTCGTGCTCGCCGGCAGGTGA
- a CDS encoding acyl-CoA dehydrogenase family protein: MNFDLPAEHRMIRDQVREFCEEEIAPIAQEIEDEHRFPAEIFDQLGGLDVMGVPITEEYGGLGGDTLMYSVVAEELGRVSGGIGLSYVAHTSLGSKPIELFGTDEQKEEWLRPLATGEGIGAWALTEPDSGSDASDMDTTAEKDGDEWMLNGTKQFITNASVANSVLVKAVTDPEAGYDGISTFIVDPDDDGFEVTTVWDKMGLNCSPTCEIQLSDVRIPEDRLLGEEGEGWTQTMKTLDGGRISIAALSTGLAQGAYEAAEEYAGEREQFGQPISKFDAVRDMVVDMHRKTERARLLTHKAATMYDDGEDVTRASALAKLDASEAAREVAEDSVQVHGGYGYTTDFPPQRFYRDAKLMEIGEGTSEIQHLIIGRELGL, encoded by the coding sequence ATGAACTTCGATCTGCCCGCGGAACACCGGATGATCCGCGACCAAGTCCGCGAGTTCTGCGAGGAGGAGATCGCCCCCATCGCCCAGGAGATCGAGGACGAACACCGCTTCCCGGCGGAGATATTCGATCAGCTCGGGGGGCTCGACGTGATGGGCGTCCCGATCACAGAGGAGTACGGGGGCCTCGGCGGCGACACCCTCATGTACTCGGTCGTCGCCGAGGAACTCGGCCGCGTCTCCGGCGGTATCGGACTCTCGTACGTGGCACACACCTCGCTCGGCTCGAAGCCGATCGAGCTGTTCGGCACCGACGAACAGAAGGAGGAGTGGCTTCGCCCGCTCGCGACGGGTGAGGGGATCGGCGCGTGGGCGCTCACCGAACCCGACTCGGGGTCGGACGCCTCCGACATGGACACGACGGCCGAGAAGGACGGCGACGAGTGGATGCTGAACGGCACGAAGCAGTTCATCACGAACGCCAGCGTCGCCAACTCTGTGCTCGTGAAGGCCGTCACCGACCCCGAGGCGGGTTACGACGGCATCTCGACGTTCATCGTCGACCCCGACGACGACGGCTTCGAGGTGACGACCGTCTGGGACAAGATGGGCCTGAACTGCTCGCCGACCTGCGAGATCCAGTTGAGCGACGTGCGGATCCCCGAGGACCGCCTGCTCGGCGAGGAGGGCGAGGGGTGGACGCAGACGATGAAGACGCTGGACGGCGGCCGGATATCCATCGCCGCGCTGTCGACGGGGCTCGCGCAGGGGGCCTACGAGGCGGCCGAGGAGTACGCCGGCGAGCGCGAGCAGTTCGGCCAGCCCATCTCGAAGTTCGACGCCGTCCGCGACATGGTCGTCGACATGCACCGCAAGACCGAGCGCGCGCGTCTGCTCACTCACAAGGCCGCGACGATGTACGACGACGGCGAGGACGTGACGCGCGCGTCGGCGCTCGCCAAACTCGACGCCAGCGAGGCGGCCCGCGAGGTCGCCGAGGACTCGGTACAGGTCCACGGCGGCTACGGTTACACCACCGACTTCCCGCCCCAGCGGTTCTACCGCGACGCGAAGCTGATGGAGATCGGAGAGGGAACCAGCGAGATCCAACACCTCATCATCGGTCGCGAACTCGGCCTCTAG
- a CDS encoding universal stress protein: MDGYELSEIVVATDGSDPAEAAVGEAIALAAAVGARVHPCAVVDPYLTGQRVTDVAKLRSDASERVEAAAERAREAGVDADPVVREGTPHEEIGAHVESVGADLLVVGTHGRRGARRVLLGSVAEKVIRTATVPVLAVHGGDERPTWGDGSRLLVATDGSTAAVPAERVGVGLAAALNADITAVSALDEAEALAGACGGALSTEVVESVRSALAERAERAVDRVRDRAEAAGVDAEGEVIGGEPIGAIRDHAADVDADLVVVGTHGRTGVRRVLLGSVAEGIVRSADRPVLVVPSAMDEDADENVDGN; this comes from the coding sequence ATGGACGGGTACGAACTCTCGGAGATCGTGGTCGCGACCGACGGCAGCGATCCCGCGGAGGCGGCCGTCGGAGAGGCGATCGCGCTGGCGGCGGCGGTCGGCGCGCGAGTGCACCCGTGTGCGGTCGTCGACCCGTACCTGACGGGCCAGCGGGTGACCGACGTGGCGAAACTGCGGTCGGACGCGAGCGAGCGCGTCGAGGCCGCCGCCGAGCGCGCCCGCGAGGCCGGCGTCGACGCCGACCCCGTCGTCCGCGAGGGGACGCCCCACGAGGAGATCGGCGCGCACGTCGAGTCGGTGGGCGCGGACCTGCTCGTCGTCGGGACGCACGGCCGCCGCGGCGCGCGGCGGGTGCTGCTCGGCAGCGTCGCCGAGAAGGTGATCCGTACCGCGACGGTGCCGGTGCTCGCGGTCCACGGCGGCGACGAGCGCCCGACGTGGGGGGACGGGAGCCGCCTGCTCGTCGCGACCGACGGCAGCACCGCGGCCGTCCCGGCCGAGCGCGTCGGCGTCGGTCTCGCGGCCGCGCTGAACGCCGACATCACGGCCGTCAGCGCCTTGGACGAGGCGGAGGCGCTCGCTGGGGCCTGCGGAGGTGCGCTCAGCACGGAGGTCGTCGAGTCGGTCCGGTCGGCGCTGGCGGAGCGGGCCGAGCGGGCGGTCGACCGCGTCCGCGACCGCGCCGAGGCCGCCGGCGTCGACGCCGAGGGCGAGGTGATCGGCGGCGAGCCGATCGGCGCGATCCGCGACCACGCCGCCGACGTCGACGCCGACCTCGTCGTCGTCGGCACCCACGGGCGAACCGGCGTCCGGCGAGTCCTCCTGGGGAGCGTCGCCGAGGGGATCGTCAGGTCGGCGGACCGGCCGGTGCTCGTCGTCCCGTCGGCGATGGACGAGGACGCCGACGAGAACGTCGACGGGAACTGA
- a CDS encoding FAD-dependent oxidoreductase — translation MTDSADIVEHRPLIIAGTGSAGLTAAIYAARSNNDPLVFEGDEPGGQLTLTSEVENFPGFPEGIGGAEFINDAKAQAKRFGAEVQNGVVERVDDSARPFRVELTNGDVYTADAVIAASGASARTLGIPGEDELMGYGLSTCATCDGAFFRGEDMLVVGGGDAAMEEASFLTKFADTVYIVHRREEFRAEDYWIDRVMEHVDEGNIEIMRNTEVTELHGTPEDGVESATLVRHPEGHPTEKLDDPETEQWEFEVGAAFYAIGHTPNTDYLEDTGVDLDDEGYVRTTGGHGGGQTETAVDGLFGAGDVVDYHYQQAVTAAGMGCKAAIDADDYLEDLKRAEATAGETAAADD, via the coding sequence ATGACCGACTCAGCCGATATCGTCGAACACCGTCCGCTGATAATCGCCGGGACCGGATCAGCGGGCCTCACGGCCGCTATCTACGCCGCGCGCTCGAACAACGACCCCCTCGTCTTCGAGGGCGACGAACCCGGGGGCCAACTCACGCTCACCTCGGAGGTCGAGAACTTCCCCGGCTTCCCCGAGGGGATCGGCGGCGCGGAGTTCATCAACGACGCCAAAGCGCAGGCGAAGCGCTTCGGCGCGGAGGTGCAAAACGGCGTCGTCGAGCGCGTGGACGACTCCGCGCGGCCGTTCCGTGTCGAACTCACCAACGGCGACGTGTACACCGCAGACGCCGTCATCGCGGCCTCGGGCGCGTCGGCCCGCACCCTGGGAATCCCCGGGGAGGACGAGCTGATGGGCTACGGCCTCTCGACGTGTGCGACCTGCGACGGCGCGTTCTTCCGCGGCGAGGACATGCTCGTCGTCGGCGGCGGCGACGCCGCCATGGAGGAGGCCAGCTTCCTCACGAAGTTCGCCGACACGGTGTACATCGTCCACAGACGCGAGGAGTTCCGCGCCGAGGACTACTGGATCGACCGCGTGATGGAGCACGTCGACGAGGGGAACATCGAGATCATGCGAAACACCGAGGTCACCGAGCTCCACGGCACCCCCGAAGACGGCGTCGAGTCGGCGACGCTGGTGCGCCACCCCGAGGGCCACCCGACCGAGAAGCTCGACGACCCCGAGACCGAGCAGTGGGAGTTCGAGGTCGGCGCGGCGTTCTACGCCATCGGCCACACGCCCAACACCGACTACCTCGAGGACACGGGCGTCGACCTCGACGACGAGGGATACGTCCGGACGACGGGCGGCCACGGCGGGGGCCAGACCGAGACGGCCGTCGACGGCCTGTTCGGCGCGGGCGACGTGGTCGATTACCACTACCAGCAGGCCGTCACCGCCGCCGGGATGGGCTGCAAGGCGGCGATCGACGCCGACGACTACCTGGAGGACCTGAAGCGGGCGGAGGCGACCGCCGGCGAGACGGCCGCCGCCGACGACTGA
- a CDS encoding ZIP family metal transporter, protein MADPNAYVFVFVAGSITALATGLGAIPFFLVDDISDRWNVVLWGLASGIMLGASLFGLVSEGLAYGGPLDLGVGALAGVLLVVVAHEVIEDVEVHPRKYEEADFKKLLLILGVLTVHSFPEGVAVGVSFAELGFDASGGPVVFGTAVPLLAVFMTVAISIHNVPEGVAVSIPLRSMDVSPPRMVWWAVFSSLPQPIGAVIAFYFVTLAERFLPVGFGFAAGAMVYLVLTEFIPEALELGEGLAGGGRRELVAGVLVGVGAMVPLLSVTSV, encoded by the coding sequence ATGGCGGATCCGAACGCGTACGTCTTCGTGTTCGTCGCGGGGTCGATCACCGCGCTCGCGACGGGGCTGGGCGCGATCCCGTTTTTCCTCGTCGACGACATCAGCGACCGCTGGAACGTCGTTCTGTGGGGGCTCGCGTCGGGGATCATGCTCGGCGCGTCGCTGTTCGGACTGGTGAGCGAGGGGCTGGCCTACGGCGGTCCCCTGGATCTGGGTGTCGGCGCGCTCGCGGGCGTGCTGCTGGTGGTCGTCGCCCACGAGGTGATCGAAGACGTGGAGGTGCACCCCCGGAAGTACGAGGAGGCGGACTTCAAGAAGCTCCTGCTCATTCTCGGCGTGCTCACCGTCCACAGCTTTCCGGAGGGGGTCGCCGTCGGCGTCTCCTTCGCGGAGTTGGGCTTCGACGCGTCCGGCGGGCCGGTGGTGTTCGGAACGGCGGTGCCGCTGCTGGCGGTGTTCATGACCGTCGCCATCTCGATCCACAACGTCCCCGAGGGCGTGGCGGTGTCGATCCCGCTGCGCTCGATGGACGTGTCGCCCCCGCGGATGGTCTGGTGGGCGGTGTTCTCCAGCCTCCCGCAGCCGATCGGGGCCGTGATCGCGTTCTACTTCGTCACGCTCGCCGAGCGCTTCCTCCCGGTCGGCTTCGGCTTCGCCGCCGGCGCGATGGTGTACCTCGTGCTCACGGAGTTCATCCCGGAGGCCCTGGAACTGGGCGAGGGGCTGGCGGGCGGCGGCAGGCGCGAACTGGTCGCGGGCGTCCTCGTCGGGGTCGGCGCGATGGTGCCGCTGCTGTCGGTCACTTCGGTATAG
- a CDS encoding DUF357 domain-containing protein — MTADLEEKTTRYGEMLADALAAAEVCVPEGTPLHEMALECEEMAVSYLEDGRHFRANDDPVNALASYSYGYGWLDCGVRLGLFSVPDDTELFTTE, encoded by the coding sequence ATGACCGCCGATCTCGAGGAGAAGACGACCCGGTACGGGGAGATGCTCGCGGACGCGCTCGCGGCGGCGGAGGTGTGCGTTCCCGAGGGGACGCCCCTGCACGAGATGGCCCTCGAATGCGAGGAGATGGCCGTCTCGTACCTGGAGGACGGGCGGCACTTCCGCGCGAACGACGACCCGGTGAACGCGCTGGCGTCGTACTCGTACGGCTACGGGTGGCTCGACTGCGGCGTCCGCCTGGGGTTGTTCTCGGTCCCCGACGACACGGAGCTGTTCACCACGGAGTGA
- a CDS encoding Xaa-Pro peptidase family protein yields the protein MDEVPPDAAAADALVLFPSTNLRYLTGYTEEPGERHFLLFVTADADPVFLVPELSGEQVRAESVVDDVRTWADDEDPVAAVESVLAELGLAGDDRDDRDADDAPPHVLVDDAMHARFTQDLRRALPSATWGLASEVLADLRVVKDDAEIAALRRAGEAADAVVRELRRDGDDLVGTTEAELATHIEERLVANGGTGVSFETIVGSGPNGAMPHHTHGDRTVEAGDPVVLDFGTRVDGYPSDQTRTLVFGDDSPPEGFREVHRVVREAQDAAVEAVEPGVTTGAVDAAAREVIEEAGYGEAFIHRTGHGVGLDVHEEPYVVADGERELEPGMVFSVEPGIYLSGEFGVRIEDLVVVTDDGCVRLNRTDRDWRTD from the coding sequence ATCGACGAGGTCCCCCCCGACGCGGCCGCCGCCGACGCGCTGGTGCTGTTCCCGAGCACGAACCTCCGGTACCTCACCGGCTACACCGAAGAGCCCGGCGAGCGCCACTTCCTGCTGTTCGTGACCGCCGACGCCGACCCGGTGTTCCTGGTCCCCGAACTGTCCGGCGAGCAGGTGCGCGCCGAGTCCGTCGTCGACGACGTGCGGACGTGGGCCGACGACGAGGACCCCGTCGCGGCCGTCGAGTCCGTCCTCGCGGAGTTGGGTCTGGCGGGCGACGACCGCGACGACCGCGACGCCGATGACGCTCCCCCGCACGTCCTCGTCGACGACGCGATGCACGCGCGCTTCACCCAGGACCTCCGGCGGGCTCTCCCGAGCGCGACGTGGGGCCTCGCGAGCGAGGTGCTCGCGGACTTGCGGGTGGTCAAGGACGACGCGGAGATCGCCGCCCTCAGACGGGCGGGCGAGGCCGCAGACGCCGTGGTCCGCGAGCTCCGTCGCGACGGCGACGACCTCGTCGGGACGACCGAGGCGGAGCTCGCGACCCACATCGAGGAGCGCCTCGTCGCCAACGGCGGCACCGGCGTCTCCTTCGAGACCATCGTCGGCTCGGGGCCCAACGGCGCGATGCCCCACCACACCCACGGCGACCGCACCGTCGAGGCGGGCGACCCGGTCGTCCTCGACTTCGGCACGCGCGTCGACGGCTACCCCTCCGACCAGACGCGGACGCTCGTGTTCGGCGACGACTCGCCCCCGGAGGGCTTTCGCGAGGTCCACCGCGTCGTCCGCGAGGCCCAGGACGCGGCAGTGGAGGCGGTCGAGCCCGGTGTCACGACCGGCGCGGTCGACGCCGCCGCCCGCGAGGTCATCGAGGAGGCCGGCTACGGCGAGGCGTTCATCCACCGCACGGGCCACGGCGTCGGCCTCGACGTGCACGAGGAGCCGTACGTCGTCGCCGACGGCGAGCGCGAACTGGAGCCGGGGATGGTGTTCAGCGTCGAACCCGGGATCTACCTGTCGGGGGAGTTCGGCGTTCGGATCGAGGACCTCGTCGTCGTCACCGACGACGGCTGCGTCCGGCTCAACCGCACCGACCGCGACTGGCGGACCGACTGA
- a CDS encoding histidine kinase N-terminal 7TM domain-containing protein, protein MDHISDIVVGVTFAAALASTATGTVAYLRTRERADHAGTAFVAVMYGAALWAALLGAQLLAGTTPLGRALFRLKWAAGAPVVTTALLFALYYTGRGGWVTRRRAALLAVEPAAAAALFVLDPGGVMFSSVAERTVYGMAMLVESPGVGFLVHFGYCLLIGTAFVMLLAEAAFTSSGPYRLQAMTLAAGATIPLSTELAFILDPPGVPPFDMTPIAFGAVAVLQLIAMYRFALFDVAPVAHETVFGGLDDAIVVVDESDRVLETNPAAREAFDLAGDGVGRDARAVLPDDPGTEDLLDGDDAEVTLDDGDGELVVAGDRDPTYFEATCEPLGREGVRLLVFRDVTERTRVERRYRAYVEHADDIVAVADADGVLHYVSPAVEGVLGYDADDIEGEVLTEYIHPDDRRSVAEPFVASLENPGGTVRMTFRVRHANGGWRTLDGVAVNRFHDPHVGGYLMTLRDETRRDRYEQRLRVLTRVLRHDLRNELNVVLGYADVIGAEADDRTGEHVESIRRAAERLASLGERVRGVDQTLRSADHGGRPVSVTAVVERVAERARDRFPDAEVRVDGDDGDDGDAIAYADELLATAAWNAVENAVRHHDGDRPRVLLSTRRDGDAVELRIADNGSGIPDEDREAVESGHETQLQHASGIGLWLVRWIVDGVDGELAFAIDDPDPDPFDDTGTVVVLRFRAVEDGREPDPAAEQIDPWGVASAGAGHADGGDDGWHPPTESQRDGPTGDVREAPMRNGEPTGTRDD, encoded by the coding sequence ATGGATCACATATCCGACATCGTGGTCGGGGTCACCTTCGCCGCGGCGCTGGCGTCCACAGCGACGGGAACGGTCGCGTATCTTCGGACTCGCGAACGCGCGGACCACGCCGGGACGGCGTTCGTCGCCGTCATGTACGGGGCGGCGCTGTGGGCCGCGCTGCTTGGGGCTCAGCTGCTCGCCGGGACGACACCGCTCGGGCGGGCGCTGTTTCGACTCAAGTGGGCCGCGGGAGCGCCCGTCGTGACGACCGCCCTGCTGTTCGCGCTGTACTACACGGGCCGCGGTGGGTGGGTGACCCGCCGACGGGCGGCCCTGCTGGCGGTCGAGCCCGCGGCGGCGGCGGCCCTGTTCGTGCTCGACCCTGGCGGGGTGATGTTCTCGTCCGTCGCCGAGCGGACGGTCTACGGCATGGCGATGCTCGTCGAGTCGCCGGGGGTCGGCTTCCTGGTCCACTTCGGGTACTGCCTGCTGATCGGCACAGCTTTCGTGATGCTGTTGGCGGAGGCGGCGTTCACCTCGTCGGGACCGTACCGACTGCAAGCGATGACGCTCGCGGCGGGGGCGACGATCCCGCTGTCGACCGAACTCGCGTTCATCCTCGACCCCCCGGGCGTGCCGCCGTTCGACATGACGCCGATAGCCTTCGGGGCGGTCGCCGTGCTCCAGTTGATCGCGATGTATCGATTCGCCCTCTTCGACGTGGCACCCGTCGCCCACGAGACGGTGTTCGGCGGCCTCGACGACGCCATCGTCGTCGTCGACGAGTCCGATCGGGTGCTCGAGACGAACCCGGCCGCGCGCGAGGCGTTCGACCTCGCGGGCGACGGCGTCGGTCGCGACGCGCGAGCGGTGCTCCCCGACGATCCCGGCACCGAAGATCTCCTCGACGGCGACGACGCGGAGGTGACGCTCGACGACGGCGACGGCGAACTCGTCGTCGCCGGCGACCGCGACCCGACCTACTTCGAGGCGACGTGTGAACCGCTGGGCCGCGAGGGCGTCAGGCTCCTCGTCTTTCGCGACGTGACCGAGCGCACGCGCGTCGAGCGCCGCTACCGGGCGTACGTCGAGCACGCCGACGACATCGTCGCCGTCGCGGACGCCGACGGCGTGTTACACTACGTGAGCCCGGCGGTGGAGGGGGTCCTCGGCTACGACGCCGACGACATCGAGGGGGAGGTCCTCACCGAGTACATCCACCCCGACGACCGCCGGAGCGTCGCCGAGCCGTTCGTCGCCAGCCTGGAGAACCCCGGCGGGACCGTCCGGATGACGTTCCGCGTCCGGCACGCGAACGGCGGCTGGCGGACGCTCGACGGGGTCGCCGTCAACCGGTTTCACGACCCTCACGTCGGCGGCTACCTCATGACGCTGCGCGACGAGACGCGCCGCGACAGGTACGAACAGCGGCTCCGGGTGCTCACTAGGGTGCTTCGACACGACCTGCGCAACGAACTGAACGTCGTGCTCGGCTACGCAGACGTGATCGGCGCGGAGGCCGACGACCGGACCGGCGAGCACGTCGAGAGCATCCGCCGGGCGGCCGAGCGGCTGGCGTCGCTGGGCGAACGCGTCCGCGGCGTCGACCAGACGCTCAGAAGCGCCGACCACGGCGGCCGACCCGTTTCCGTGACCGCCGTCGTCGAGCGCGTCGCCGAGCGCGCCCGCGACCGGTTTCCAGACGCCGAGGTGCGCGTCGACGGCGACGACGGCGACGACGGCGACGCGATCGCGTACGCCGACGAACTGCTCGCCACGGCCGCCTGGAACGCCGTCGAGAACGCCGTCCGTCACCACGACGGCGACCGACCGCGGGTGCTGTTGTCGACCCGTCGCGACGGCGACGCCGTCGAGCTCCGGATCGCCGACAACGGATCCGGCATCCCCGACGAGGACCGCGAGGCGGTCGAGTCGGGCCACGAGACGCAGCTGCAACACGCCAGCGGGATCGGGCTGTGGCTCGTCCGGTGGATCGTCGACGGCGTCGACGGGGAGCTGGCGTTCGCCATCGACGACCCCGACCCCGACCCGTTCGACGACACCGGGACGGTCGTCGTGCTTCGGTTCCGAGCGGTCGAAGACGGCCGCGAGCCGGACCCGGCCGCCGAGCAGATCGACCCGTGGGGCGTGGCGAGCGCCGGGGCGGGACACGCCGATGGCGGCGACGACGGGTGGCACCCCCCGACAGAGAGCCAACGGGACGGCCCGACCGGCGACGTGCGTGAGGCCCCGATGCGGAACGGTGAGCCGACCGGCACACGCGACGACTGA